The window GTCGCGGGTGGGCGTCATCGGCCTCGGAGCGTCGCCGCCGGGTGTGGGCGGTGGACTCCGCGCGGCCGATAGCCGAGTAGCGACGACTGTCCGGTCAGGTCGGCGAGCAGCCAGATGATGGCCAGCCACATCTCGGTGCCCTGCAGGCCCGGGGTCGGGCGGGCGGCCTGGAAACTGAAGCCCTCGGCGTTGCGGTAGTGGCCGAGCGCGTCGCGGAGCAGGCGTTCGGCGAGGCGGGTCACCTCGTCGGTGCGGTGGCCGGTGGCCTGGGTCAGCCACAGTGGGTGGGCCACGTCCAGGACGTTGCAGGCGTTCTGGCGGTCCGGGCGGAACAGTCGCGGGTCCCGGGCGTGCGCCAGGACGGTGTCGATCACCTTTTCCGGCTGCGGTACGGGTACGCCGAACTGCGCGTACGTGCCGCGAGAGGCCCGGTAGTAACCGTTGACCACCTGCAGCAGTCCGCCGTCGGGAGCCGGTTCGCCCCACATGCCGGTGCGCGGGTCGGCTCGGGTGGTCAACCAGCCGAACAGGGCCTCGATCGTGCCGGGCGGACCCGGGTGTCCTCGACGGCGGTTGAAGTGGACGGCGGTGCCGACGATGTCCACCCAGTGGCCGGCGCCCCAGGCGTTGTCGGCCCAGGGCTGGGCTTCGACGGCCGTGATGATCCGGCCGGGGTCGGTGATCACCCGGATCGGGTGCGGGAAGTCGCTGCCGAGCAGATCCAGGGCGTAGCCGACGCTGAGAACGTGGTAGCCGAGGTGGTGGTCGAACAGGTCGGGGTGGTCCGGGTCCGGGGGTTGCTCGTCGCCGAGTTCACCGACCAGGCCGGTGGTCGGGTCCTGCCAGGAGCGGAGCCGGTCGATCTGGGTCTGGGCCGGGAGCTGAGGTGGGGCCTGGCCGAGCAGCAGGTCGGCGATCTCGACGGCGTCGCACTGGGCCCGTACCGTGAACGCCGCCTGCGGGGTGTCGCGGAACAGGCCGGAGTCCGCGTCGAAGCATCGGTCCAGGATCGACTCGGCCTGCTCGCGGGCCCGGTCGGCGAACACGGCGAGACCGTCGGAGCCGTGGGTGGGCGTCGGCGTGGGGATTCGCCACCGCAGCAGTCGGGCCGGGTTGCCGCCGACGATCGCACCGGCGGGGACATCCTTGGTCACCACCGCGCCAGCGGCGATCACCGAACGGTCCCCGACGTGTACGCCGTCCAGGATCACGACGTGCGAGCCGATCCACACGTCGTCGCCGACGGTGATGCCCTTGACCGTCAGGGGCTGGCGGAACACCTCGGTGTCCGGGTCGGCCATGGTGTGGTTGAACCCGAGGATCGAGGTGTGCGCCCCGATCCGGACCGCGTCGCCCAGGACGACCTTTCCCCGTACGACCGTGTACGGGTTGATCGTGCAGTCGCGGCCGGTGTACAGCTCGCCGGTGAGGTAGGCGCCGGCGGCGATGTAGCTGCGGTCACCGAGCCGCAGCTCGTCGTCGGCCACCGACGCCAGCGGTGAGATGAAGCAGCGATCGCCCAGCAGGTAGCCGCGCTGCTCGGCCAGATCCTTCTGGCGGCGCAGTTGTTCGTCCTGGTCGGCTGGGCTCGCCTGGTCCCAGAACTGCCAGGCGGAGTAGTTGAGGTCGCGGAGGTGGCCGGGTGCAATCGGCTCCGACATGGTCGAGCTCCCCTCGCATGGGCCGGGCAAGCGCTTTCCTCACGATCGTACGGAGTACGCCCTCGGGACCGGTGGGCGCTGTTGCGGGGATCTCGGGGTCGGTGAGCGGGATACTGTCGTGATGGAGATCCACGAGTTCTGGCGGATCGTGGACGCGGCACGCGACGATGCGGGCGCCACGACGGACCGGTTCGACGAAGCCGCCGTCGCCGAAGCCCTGATCGCACGACTGGCGGTGTTGTCGCCCGAGGAGATCCTCGAATTCGACGACCACCTGGACGATGTCATCGGCCGCCTCGATACCCGCAGAGTCGCCTTCGCGTGTCAACTCATCACGGGTTACCTCTCCGATGACCTCTTCTCGTCCTTCCGAGCCGGGCTCGTCGGATTGGGCCGTCGAACGGTGGAGCAGATCATCGCCGACCCCGACTGCCTGGCCGAGCATCCGGTCGTCATCGCCATCGCCGAGGGGCGCGGTGACCGGTTCTCGCTCGACAGTGAGGATCTGCTGTTCGCGGCGTCGTCCGCGTACACGCAGATCAGCGGCGGCGACGACTGCGCTTTCTGGGACGCGAGCGACGCCCGCCGGAAGGCGATGGCCGCCGACGACGCCCCGCGACCGGATGGGGACTCCGACGCCGGGCCGGTCTCCCCGAGCCTGCCGCGCCTTCTGACGCTGCTGCCCCTCGGACGCTGGGCCTCCGAACCGAAACCGGTGAAGGCACCGCCGGCGCCTGATCCGCACGAACGGTGCCCGCTGTGCGGTGGCGCGTTGCCGGTGCAGTCGGTCGGGTCGAGCAGCCGGCGCGACGACGACACGATCCACACCCGAGAATTCCGGCGGTGCATGGATTGCGCACGGGTGGTCGAACGCACCCGGCAGGCCGACGGTGGGGATGCGTGGCGTGAGACGGACCCGACCGAGCTCGATCAGATGGTGAGCATCCGGATCATGCTCGATCAGTAGGCCGGCGGGTGCCGGAGAGGGTGTGGAAACCACCTTTGCGGCCGAAGGCCTGATACCAGCGGGCGGCGTCACCCACCCCGGCGGCACCGCCCAGCTCGGCGGCGGCCAGCCCGTCCGGTTTCCCACCGGTCGCCAGCAGCGTCGTCCACTGGCGCCCGTTGAGGATGAGCACCCGGAGGGCCGGGAACGTGGGTATCGCCTCGATGTCCGACACCTGCGCACCGGACAGATTCAAGCGGGTCAGGTTCGGCAGGGCGGCCAGATCGGCGATCGGTGTCGGCTCGGCGTTGCCGGCCAAGGTCAGGTCGACGATGGTCGGTGGCAGTGCGGCGGGTTGCCACCGGGCCGTCTCCACGTCGAGGCGCTCGATCGGCACGTGGGCGGGAATGCTCATGTCGACCAGTGCGGGCTTTCCGCGTACCACCAGGGATCGAAGGTCGGTGAAGGTTTTGAGGTCGGCCAGGTGGACCGGGGCCTCGGTGTCCAGGATCGCGCCTTGCGCCGTGGTCGGCAGGCCGGCGAGGCGGTGCGTGCGGATCTCCGGGTCCGGCGGCGGTGGGCGCTCGTCGTCGAGGGTCGTGATGGCACGGCGTAGCAGGTCGGTGACCGAGGCGGTGACGTAGTCGACCGGCGCCCATACGTCTCGGCCGTACGTGAGTACCTGACCGATTCGGCCCAGTGGCCCGGGGTCGAGGTCGACCGCTGCGAAGTTCATGCCGTAGTCGCGGGCGAACGTGATCCATCCGTTGCTCGACGACACCCGCCGCACGTGTCCGGCCGGTGTGCAGTCGAAGATCACCGCGTCGTCGAACGGGCCGTCCTGATAGCCGGGATGGTTCTCGCGGTTCCAGTCCACGAGCACGTCCAGAGGTACGAGGACGAACGGGTCGAGTAGTCCCGACTCGCTGCTGTCGTCGTGGATCAGCTGGTAGAGGGCTCGCAGATCCTCGGGTAGCCGGACGCCGAGCCGGTGTTCGGCGGCGAGGATCCGCTCGTGCGAGTGGCCTGGCGCGTACCCTGCGGGTGGTGTCGTGCGATGAACTCGCCGACGAGTCGCTCGACCTCGGCCAGCACCGCCGGATCGGTGGCGGCGGTGTCGACGGTGCCGGGTTCGCGAGGCGGCGGGCGTTCATGTCCGGGCATCCGGTAGTGCTCGTCGAGGATGATCCGGGCCGGCAGTGACGGTACGTCTCGCGACCAGTGGGTGGTGTATGTCCCGTTCGGATCACCGAGCATCTCGATGACCAGGCCCGGGCCGGCGACCTCGCGCAGTGCCGTCATGGCGTCGTCGAGATCCCGGTCGGTCCAGCGGCCCAGCAGTGCCGGGTCGCCCGCCATCGTGTAGGTGCGGCTCTGCGTGCCCTGCGGGTGGAAGGTGGCGAGCTGGTAGCCCGGCTCCCGCAGGCCCGCCACGAACGCCCGGCCCAGCCGGTGCAGGGCCTCGGTGATCTCGTTGTTGCTCATCCGTGCGAATCCTAGAAGAAGCGAGTCCGAGGGGCGTTAGAGTCGCCGGACATGGGACTGCTCACCTTCAGCATCAACGTCACCCTGGACGGTTGCGTCGACCATCGGGAGGGGATCGC of the Actinoplanes sichuanensis genome contains:
- a CDS encoding acyltransferase, with protein sequence MSEPIAPGHLRDLNYSAWQFWDQASPADQDEQLRRQKDLAEQRGYLLGDRCFISPLASVADDELRLGDRSYIAAGAYLTGELYTGRDCTINPYTVVRGKVVLGDAVRIGAHTSILGFNHTMADPDTEVFRQPLTVKGITVGDDVWIGSHVVILDGVHVGDRSVIAAGAVVTKDVPAGAIVGGNPARLLRWRIPTPTPTHGSDGLAVFADRAREQAESILDRCFDADSGLFRDTPQAAFTVRAQCDAVEIADLLLGQAPPQLPAQTQIDRLRSWQDPTTGLVGELGDEQPPDPDHPDLFDHHLGYHVLSVGYALDLLGSDFPHPIRVITDPGRIITAVEAQPWADNAWGAGHWVDIVGTAVHFNRRRGHPGPPGTIEALFGWLTTRADPRTGMWGEPAPDGGLLQVVNGYYRASRGTYAQFGVPVPQPEKVIDTVLAHARDPRLFRPDRQNACNVLDVAHPLWLTQATGHRTDEVTRLAERLLRDALGHYRNAEGFSFQAARPTPGLQGTEMWLAIIWLLADLTGQSSLLGYRPRGVHRPHPAATLRGR
- a CDS encoding DUF4240 domain-containing protein, with protein sequence MRSRRWPGAIGSDMVELPSHGPGKRFPHDRTEYALGTGGRCCGDLGVGERDTVVMEIHEFWRIVDAARDDAGATTDRFDEAAVAEALIARLAVLSPEEILEFDDHLDDVIGRLDTRRVAFACQLITGYLSDDLFSSFRAGLVGLGRRTVEQIIADPDCLAEHPVVIAIAEGRGDRFSLDSEDLLFAASSAYTQISGGDDCAFWDASDARRKAMAADDAPRPDGDSDAGPVSPSLPRLLTLLPLGRWASEPKPVKAPPAPDPHERCPLCGGALPVQSVGSSSRRDDDTIHTREFRRCMDCARVVERTRQADGGDAWRETDPTELDQMVSIRIMLDQ
- a CDS encoding SMI1/KNR4 family protein; its protein translation is MLAAEHRLGVRLPEDLRALYQLIHDDSSESGLLDPFVLVPLDVLVDWNRENHPGYQDGPFDDAVIFDCTPAGHVRRVSSSNGWITFARDYGMNFAAVDLDPGPLGRIGQVLTYGRDVWAPVDYVTASVTDLLRRAITTLDDERPPPPDPEIRTHRLAGLPTTAQGAILDTEAPVHLADLKTFTDLRSLVVRGKPALVDMSIPAHVPIERLDVETARWQPAALPPTIVDLTLAGNAEPTPIADLAALPNLTRLNLSGAQVSDIEAIPTFPALRVLILNGRQWTTLLATGGKPDGLAAAELGGAAGVGDAARWYQAFGRKGGFHTLSGTRRPTDRA